In the Oryza glaberrima chromosome 6, OglaRS2, whole genome shotgun sequence genome, one interval contains:
- the LOC127778076 gene encoding uncharacterized protein LOC127778076 → MAGGDQAAAKPPTTLTSAPLPPFAAARCSPAVMAAWPSPWLPLLLVGALLAFEAWLATPTCSGGSTAPAPAPAPAPGDLRVMMVSDLMLLGSDATYADRFFRNHVMSKLFAKSIETLRPDMIVVLGDISAMGFQLKESKWIDVIDQFKGILGQYSDLPLHIALGDKDVGGCANLDDSFVHHMAKHLPGLDSSGCGTFEIGNVSFVSLNSVALLCGNNPLRISVEKVIEKENNHFQQKMVNEAGHFSLGSIEREGFNWRQNSMESGSGPVVLLHFPLYKFSEGTISEPPVSSSLKERGADGRRSDQLHALPANSTQYVLQALKPRIVFSAHDCSFSDYTHYDGTREVAVPAMTWKTTGVPGFVISTFGRKGIMTVRYCLIVPEWYVMAGYSVFLFLTALSVRLSHWM, encoded by the exons atggccggcggcgaccaagCAGCGGCCAAACCCCCAACAACCTTGACCTCCGCCCCActgccgccgttcgccgcggctcggtgctcgccggcggtgatggcggcttGGCCCAGCCCGTGGctgcctctcctcctcgtcggcgccctTCTCGCCTTCGAGGCCTGGCTCGCCACGCCCACCTGCTCCGGCGGCTcgaccgcccccgcccccgcccccgcccccgcccccggcgACCTGAGGGTCATGATGGTTTCCGACCTGATGCTGCTCGGGTCGGACGCCACCTACGCCGACCGCTTCTTCCGGAACCACGTCATGTCCAAGCTCTTCGCC AAATCTATTGAAACACTTAGGCCAGATATGATTGTAGTCCTTGGGGACATCTCGGCAATGGGTTTTCAGCTGAAGGAAAGCAAATGGATAGATGTTATTGACCAATTCAAAGGGATATTGGGGCAATACTCTGACCTTCCTCTTCATATTGCCTTAGGCGATAAAGATGTAGGAGGATGTGCCAACTTGGATGACAGTTTTGTCCACCATATGGCTAAGCATTTACCAGGATTGGATTCAAGTGGTTGCGGTACTTTTGAAATTGGTAATGTCAGTTTTGTGTCACTTAATTCAGTTGCGCTGCTCTGTGGAAACAATCCCCTGCGGATCAGCGTTGAGAAGGTTATAGAGAAGGAAAACAACCATTTTCAACAGAAAATGGTGAATGAAGCAGGACATTTTTCTTTGGGGAGTATAGAAAGAGAGGGTTTTAATTGGAGGCAAAACAGCATGGAATCAGGTTCAGGCCCTGTAGTTTTGCTCCACTTTCCATTATATAAGTTTTCAGAGGGAACTATTTCAGAACCTCCGGTCTCCTCAAGTTTGAAAGAAAG AGGAGCTGATGGCAGGAGGTCTGATCAACTACATGCCCTCCCTGCAAATTCAACTCAATATGTTCTTCAAGCGCTTAAACCAAG GATTGTATTTAGTGCCCATGATTGCAGTTTCTCAGATTATACTCACTATGATGGGACACGGGAGGTAGCAGTGCCAGCTATGACATGGAAAACCACAGGAGTACCTGGCTTTGTCATTTCTACATTTGGAAGGAAAGGAATCATGACTGTGAGGTATTGTTTGATAGTTCCAGAATGGTATGTGATGGCAGGATATTCAGTATTCTTGTTCCTAACAGCTCTGTCTGTAAGATTGTCACATTGGATGTGA
- the LOC127778075 gene encoding type I inositol polyphosphate 5-phosphatase 5-like isoform X1, with amino-acid sequence MSSNMFGKKGWDSNGMDTSGSVCRSSSDINYINQRARLKSASLNCVGSPPRKNNNATQYRMFVATWNVGGRTPNKRLNLQDFLQVEESPDIYVLGFQEIVPLTAGNVLVLEDNEPAARWLALIHQALNMPQETAVGDEPSPLTPPPSSSTTTSESSNGARTRRRDAVSRSASGNLFFHTPSLKMLSNSYRVDSALVKTCNCSPEHSSVRRRAAEVRESVYLADAPAPAGETAAPAADDDDAPTTEAQCEAGCGGGGGMSYCLIASKQMVGLFLSVWVRKELVEHVGHLRVDCVGRGIMGWLGNKGCIAISMTLHHTSLCFVCSHLASGEKEGDELRRNADVAEILKSAHFPRACRPPPAAARRVPERILDHDRMIWLGDLNYRMSLSYDETRTLLEDNDWDALLEKDQLLIEREAGRVFRGWNEGKICFAPTYKYTHNSDAYAGETAKSKKKRRTPAWCDRILWQGDGIEQLQYLRGESRFSDHRPVCGVFAVEVEGGGGGDGDGGGAAGKIMKGYYSLNARIGGDRSQCHQGDVS; translated from the exons ATGTCGTCCAACATGTTCGGCAAGAAAGGGTGGGACTCGAATG GGATGGATACATCTGGTTCTGTCTGCAGAAGTTCTTCAG ATATCAATTACATTAATCAACGGGCAAGATTGAAGAGTGCGAGCCTAAACTGTGTGGGTTCGCCGCCAAGGAAGAACAACAATGCTACACAGTACCG GATGTTTGTTGCCACATGGAATGTGGGAGGAAGAACTCCTAATAAACGACTTAACCTTCAAGACTTTCTGCAGGTTGAAGAATCTCCTGACATCTACGTCTTAGG GTTTCAGGAGATTGTCCCCCTGACCGCCGGCAATGTGCTCGTCCTCGAAGACAacgagccggcggcgaggtggctggCGCTGATCCACCAGGCGCTGAACATGCCCCAAGAAacggccgtcggcgacgagccaTCGCctttgacgccgccgccgtcgtcgtcgacgacgacgtcggagTCGTCGAACGGCGCCCGGAcccggcggcgcgacgccgtGTCGAGGTCAGCCAGCGGCAACCTCTTCTTCCACACGCCGTCGCTCAAGATGCTCAGCAACAGCTACCGCGTCGACAGCGCGCTAGTCAAGACGTGCAACTGCTCGCCGGAGCACTCCTccgtgcgccgccgtgccgcggaGGTGCGCGAGTCCGTGTACCTCGCCGACGCACCCGCGCCAgccggcgagacggcggcgccagctgccgacgacgacgacgcgccgaCGACGGAGGCGCAGTGCGAGgcaggatgcggcggcggcggcggcatgagcTACTGCCTGATCGCGAGCAAGCAGATGGTGGGGCTCTTCCTGTCGGTGTGGGTGAGGAAGGAGCTCGTCGAGCACGTCGGCCACCTCCGGGTGGACTGCGTCGGGCGCGGCATCATGGGGTGGCTCGGCAACAAGGGCTGCATCGCCATCAGCATGACGCTGCACCACACCAGTCTCTGCTTCGTCTGCAGCCACCTCGCCTCCGGCGAGAAGGAAGGCGACGAGCTGCGGCGcaacgccgacgtcgccgagaTCCTCAAGAGCGCGCACTTCCcgcgcgcctgccgcccgccgcccgccgccgcccgccgcgtccCCGAGAGGATTCTTGACCACGA CCGAATGATCTGGCTCGGCGATCTGAACTACCGCATGTCGTTAAGCTACGACGAGACAAGAACACTACTGGAGGACAACGACTGGGACGCTCTACTGGAGAAAGATCAG CTGTTGATCGAGAGAGAAGCGGGGAGAGTGTTCAGAGGCTGGAACGAAGGAAAGATCTGCTTCGCGCCGACGTACAAGTACACGCACAACTCCGACGCGTACGCCGGCGAGACGGCCAAGTCCAAGAAGAAGCGGAGGACGCCCGCATG GTGCGACCGGATACTGTGGCAGGGAGACGGCATCGAGCAGCTTCAGTACCTGCGCGGAGAGTCGAGGTTCTCCGACCACCGGCCGGTCTGCGGCGTGTTCGCCGTCgaggtggagggcggcggcggcggcgatggcgacggcggcggcgccgccggcaagaTCATGAAGGGTTACTACTCCCTCAACGCCCGGATCGGCGGTGACAGATCGCAGTGTCACCAGGGTGACGTGTCGTGA
- the LOC127778075 gene encoding type I inositol polyphosphate 5-phosphatase 5-like isoform X2, with amino-acid sequence MSSNMFGKKGWDSNGMDTSGSVCRSSSDINYINQRARLKSASLNCVGSPPRKNNNATQYRMFVATWNVGGRTPNKRLNLQDFLQVEESPDIYVLGFQEIVPLTAGNVLVLEDNEPAARWLALIHQALNMPQETAVGDEPSPLTPPPSSSTTTSESSNGARTRRRDAVSRSASGNLFFHTPSLKMLSNSYRVDSALVKTCNCSPEHSSVRRRAAEVRESVYLADAPAPAGETAAPAADDDDAPTTEAQCEAGCGGGGGMSYCLIASKQMVGLFLSVWVRKELVEHVGHLRVDCVGRGIMGWLGNKGCIAISMTLHHTSLCFVCSHLASGEKEGDELRRNADVAEILKSAHFPRACRPPPAAARRVPERILDHDRMIWLGDLNYRMSLSYDETRTLLEDNDWDALLEKDQLLIEREAGRVFRGWNEGKICFAPTYKYTHNSDAYAGETAKSKKKRRTPACVGATGYCGRETASSSFSTCAESRGSPTTGRSAACSPSRWRAAAAAMATAAAPPARS; translated from the exons ATGTCGTCCAACATGTTCGGCAAGAAAGGGTGGGACTCGAATG GGATGGATACATCTGGTTCTGTCTGCAGAAGTTCTTCAG ATATCAATTACATTAATCAACGGGCAAGATTGAAGAGTGCGAGCCTAAACTGTGTGGGTTCGCCGCCAAGGAAGAACAACAATGCTACACAGTACCG GATGTTTGTTGCCACATGGAATGTGGGAGGAAGAACTCCTAATAAACGACTTAACCTTCAAGACTTTCTGCAGGTTGAAGAATCTCCTGACATCTACGTCTTAGG GTTTCAGGAGATTGTCCCCCTGACCGCCGGCAATGTGCTCGTCCTCGAAGACAacgagccggcggcgaggtggctggCGCTGATCCACCAGGCGCTGAACATGCCCCAAGAAacggccgtcggcgacgagccaTCGCctttgacgccgccgccgtcgtcgtcgacgacgacgtcggagTCGTCGAACGGCGCCCGGAcccggcggcgcgacgccgtGTCGAGGTCAGCCAGCGGCAACCTCTTCTTCCACACGCCGTCGCTCAAGATGCTCAGCAACAGCTACCGCGTCGACAGCGCGCTAGTCAAGACGTGCAACTGCTCGCCGGAGCACTCCTccgtgcgccgccgtgccgcggaGGTGCGCGAGTCCGTGTACCTCGCCGACGCACCCGCGCCAgccggcgagacggcggcgccagctgccgacgacgacgacgcgccgaCGACGGAGGCGCAGTGCGAGgcaggatgcggcggcggcggcggcatgagcTACTGCCTGATCGCGAGCAAGCAGATGGTGGGGCTCTTCCTGTCGGTGTGGGTGAGGAAGGAGCTCGTCGAGCACGTCGGCCACCTCCGGGTGGACTGCGTCGGGCGCGGCATCATGGGGTGGCTCGGCAACAAGGGCTGCATCGCCATCAGCATGACGCTGCACCACACCAGTCTCTGCTTCGTCTGCAGCCACCTCGCCTCCGGCGAGAAGGAAGGCGACGAGCTGCGGCGcaacgccgacgtcgccgagaTCCTCAAGAGCGCGCACTTCCcgcgcgcctgccgcccgccgcccgccgccgcccgccgcgtccCCGAGAGGATTCTTGACCACGA CCGAATGATCTGGCTCGGCGATCTGAACTACCGCATGTCGTTAAGCTACGACGAGACAAGAACACTACTGGAGGACAACGACTGGGACGCTCTACTGGAGAAAGATCAG CTGTTGATCGAGAGAGAAGCGGGGAGAGTGTTCAGAGGCTGGAACGAAGGAAAGATCTGCTTCGCGCCGACGTACAAGTACACGCACAACTCCGACGCGTACGCCGGCGAGACGGCCAAGTCCAAGAAGAAGCGGAGGACGCCCGCATG TGTAGGTGCGACCGGATACTGTGGCAGGGAGACGGCATCGAGCAGCTTCAGTACCTGCGCGGAGAGTCGAGGTTCTCCGACCACCGGCCGGTCTGCGGCGTGTTCGCCGTCgaggtggagggcggcggcggcggcgatggcgacggcggcggcgccgccggcaagaTCATGA
- the LOC127776332 gene encoding syntaxin-22-like — translation MSFQDLLRDMEAGVLQPAAPPAQEVAHGVFQLNTKVEALRYMAGALGTPRDTPSLRGRLRGTRAGIKRLATSTSQALRQAAAAADDDESVSSCSKLAMDFEAAVNEYQKIERRIAAVERQETAAAARRSPPPPPPGFNHINNNGDHTFPEQKQTQLAVLRDINLLDSEIELHEAIIAEREQGILEVQQEIADIHEIFRDLAVLVHDQGECIEIVTANIEMTEAATSQAEVQISKAAGIRGEEKEELLTGAGTENNSPSKCLLLAVLGLFLFIVGLVLIS, via the coding sequence ATGAGCTTCCAGGACCTGCTCCGCGACATGGAGGCCGGCGTGCTGcagccggccgcgccgccggcgcaggaGGTGGCGCACGGCGTGTTCCAGCTCAACACCAAGGTGGAGGCCCTCCGGTACATGGCCGGCGCACTCGGCACGCCCAGGGACACGCCCTccctccgcggccgcctccgcggcaCGCGCGCCGGGATCAAGCGGCTGGCGACGAGCACGTCCCAGGCGCTCaggcaggccgccgccgccgccgacgacgacgagtcggTATCCTCCTGCTCCAAGCTGGCCATGGACTTCGAGGCCGCCGTGAACGAGTACCAGAAGATCGAGCGACGCATTGCGGCGGTCGAGCGGCaagaaaccgccgccgccgctcgccgctcgccgccgccaccacctccgggCTTCAATCACATAAACAACAATGGCGATCACACATTCCCCGAACAGAAGCAGACGCAGCTCGCCGTGCTACGAGACATCAACCTGCTCGACAGCGAGATCGAGCTCCACGAAGCCATCATCGCGGAGAGGGAGCAGGGGATACTGGAGGTGCAGCAGGAGATCGCCGACATCCATGAGATCTTCAGGGACCTCGCGGTGCTCGTCCACGACCAGGGTGAGTGCATCGAGATCGTCACCGCCAACATCGAGATGACCGAGGCGGCGACGAGCCAGGCGGAGGTGCAGATCTCCAAAGCCGCGGGGATtcgaggggaggagaaggaggagctcCTGACCGGCGCAGGAACCGAGAACAACTCGCCGTCGAAATGCTTGCTGCTGGCTGTTCTTGGATTGTTTCTCTTCATAGTTGGGTTAGTGCTTATATCATGA
- the LOC127777681 gene encoding 2,3-bisphosphoglycerate-dependent phosphoglycerate mutase 1-like, with protein sequence MAAATSHSAIVHTQSHRWSARNSRFEKQTSNLNLVSAGNMYPIRQQFGFGFVCASSLQGSSVVEPVQLPSNGNSDHTPKKSSESSLILIRHGESLWNEKNLFTGCVDVPLTPKGVEEAIEAGKRICSIPIDVIFTSSLIRAQMTAMLAMMQHRRKKVPIIVHNESEQAHLWSQVYSEETRKQSIPVITAWQLNERMYGELQGLNKQETADRFGNEQVHKWRRSYDIPPPNGESLEMCAERAVAYFKEHVVPQLTAGKHVMIAAHGNSLRSIIMQLDKLTSQEVISLELSTGIPMLYIFKEGKFIRRGSPVGPSEASVYAYTRKLAQYR encoded by the exons ATGGCTGCGGCAACATCTCACAGCGCCATTGTGCACACCCAATCTCACCGGTGGAGCGCCAGAAATTCTAGATTTGAGAAACAAACGTCGAATCTGAATTTGGTTTCCGCCGGAAATATGTACCCAATCAGGCAGcaatttggttttggttttgtttgTGCATCGAGCTTACAAGGGTCTTCGGTGGTTGAGCCGGTTCAGCTACCCTCTAATGGCAACAGTGATCACACCCCCAAGAAATCAA GTGAAAGTTCCCTCATATTGATAAGGCATGGAGAATCATTGTGGAACGAGAAAAACCTGTTCACTGGCTGCGTCGATGTGCCCCTGACACCCAAGGGCGTCGAGGAGGCTATCGAGGCAGGAAAACGGATTTGCAGTATCCCGATCGATGTGATATTTACCTCTTCGCTTATTCGTGCTCAGATGACTGCAATGCTTGCGATGATGCAGCATCGGAGGAAGAAG GTTCCAATCATTGTTCACAATGAGAGTGAGCAAGCACACCTGTGGAGTCAGGTGTACAGTGAAGAGACAAGGAAACAGTCTATTCCTGTCATAACAGCTTGGCAACTGAATGAACGAAT GTATGGTGAGCTGCAAGGCCTTAATAAGCAGGAAACTGCAGACAGGTTTGGCAATGAACAAGTTCATAAATGGCGTCGTAGTTATGATATTCCACCCCCAAATGGTGAAAGTCTAGAGATGTGTGCAGAGAGAGCTGTTGCTTATTTCAAGGAACAT GTTGTTCCTCAACTCACAGCTGGAAAGCATGTGATGATTGCTGCACATGGGAATTCACTCCGTTCAATTATAATGCAGCTTGACAAATTGACATCTCAAGAG GTAATCAGCCTTGAGTTGTCAACAGGCATTCCTATGCTTTACATTTTCAAAGAAGGGAAGTTCATTAGACGGGGAAGCCCAGTAGGACCTTCTGAGGCAAGCGTTTATGCCTATACCAGG AAATTGGCTCAGTACAGATAG
- the LOC127777295 gene encoding agamous-like MADS-box protein AGL66 isoform X1 produces the protein MDAVRPLQPADREWPPNPTKPPRLSLATSICQPRYINRTKPYPPPSPRLADRSTDDGRNIAVDRAESPPAAMGRVKLQIKRIENIPNRQVTFSKRRNGLIKKAYELSVLCDIDIALLMFSPSGRLSHFSGRRRIEDVLTRYINLPESDRGGTIQNREYLINMLTQLKCESDVTEDLTNTSSKAPVNSNIEELQQEIRRCQHQMQLTEEQLRMFEPDPARSASMEDVEASEKFIAGILSRVEERKRYLLCSMGSFDVTASTSAMQHLYLPQQHQHGDITSNGFGSDEVASWVSEGMPPTTSSVASIFAGTSDSMMSFRDQVVYDTMRQDACVDHTVVPEMGMCHVDQQNQSDDWQAYTSVEFLNALIPPTPFPLDDEDTMGPMLASSPLLMPGIHDQQPPEEDMATAGCSQAPANNGNGLYAAEDIAPVKVG, from the exons atggacgcGGTCCGTCCACTCCAGCCAGCCGATCGCGAGTGGCCCCCCAACCCGACAAAACCTCCTCGCCTTTCACTCGCTACATCGATTTGCCAGCCACGCTACATAAACCGTACAAAACCATATCCTCCCCcatcgcctcgcctcgccgatcgatcgacggACGACGGCCGGAACATAGCTGTAGATCGAGCTGaatcgccgccggcggccatgggACGGGTGAAGCTGCAGATCAAGAGGATCGAGAACATCCCGAACAGGCAGGTGACGTTCTCCAAGCGGCGAAACGGGCTGATCAAGAAGGCCTACGAGCTGTCCGTCCTCTGCGACATCGACATCGCCCTCCTCATGTTCTCCCCCTCCGGCCGCCTCAGCCACTTCTCCGGCCGCCGCag GATCGAGGACGTGCTCACAAGGTACATCAATCTCCCAGAAAGTGACAGAGGAGG AACTATCCAAAACAGAGAG TATTTGATCAACATGCTCACTCAGCTCAAATGCGAGAGCGACGTCACCGAGGATCTCACTAACAC GAGCAGTAAGGCGCCGGTTAACTCCAACATTGAG GAGCTTCAGCAAGAGATCAGGAGATGCCAGCACCAGATGCAGCTCACAGAGGAGCAATTGAG GATGTTTGAGCCGGACCCGGCCAGGTCTGCATCCATGGAGGACGTCGAGGCCAGCGAGAAGTTCATCGCCGGCATCCTCAGCCGCGTCGAGGAGAGGAAG AGGTATTTGCTGTGCAGCATGGGCTCGTTCGACGTGACGGCGTCAACATCTGCCATGCAGCAT CTGTATCTGCCGCAGCAGCATCAGCACGGGGACATCACTAGTAATGGGTTTGGAAGCGATGAGGTGGCCTCGTGGGTCTCTGAGGGGATGCCGCCGACAACCTCGTCGGTGGCATCGATATTCGCCGGAACTTCAGATTCCATGATGTCTTTTAG AGATCAAGTGGTGTACGACACGATGAGACAAGATGCATGTGTGGATCATACAGTGGTCCCGGAGATGGGGATGTGCCACGTGGACCAGCAGAACCAGAGTGACGACTGGCAGGCGTACACGTCGGTGGAGTTCCTCAACGCGCTAATCCCGCCCACGCCGTTCCCTCTCGACGATGAG GATACGATGGGCCCGATGTTGGCGTCATCACCGCTATTGATGCCCGGCATCCATGACCAGCAGCCGCCGGAGGAGGATATGGCGACGGCGGGCTGCTCGCAAGCGCCGGCTAACAATGGCAACGGGTTATACGCAGCTGAGGACATTGCTCCGGTTAAAGTTGGTTAA
- the LOC127777295 gene encoding agamous-like MADS-box protein AGL66 isoform X2, whose product MGRVKLQIKRIENIPNRQVTFSKRRNGLIKKAYELSVLCDIDIALLMFSPSGRLSHFSGRRRIEDVLTRYINLPESDRGGTIQNREYLINMLTQLKCESDVTEDLTNTKAPVNSNIEELQQEIRRCQHQMQLTEEQLRMFEPDPARSASMEDVEASEKFIAGILSRVEERKRYLLCSMGSFDVTASTSAMQHLYLPQQHQHGDITSNGFGSDEVASWVSEGMPPTTSSVASIFAGTSDSMMSFRDQVVYDTMRQDACVDHTVVPEMGMCHVDQQNQSDDWQAYTSVEFLNALIPPTPFPLDDEDTMGPMLASSPLLMPGIHDQQPPEEDMATAGCSQAPANNGNGLYAAEDIAPVKVG is encoded by the exons atgggACGGGTGAAGCTGCAGATCAAGAGGATCGAGAACATCCCGAACAGGCAGGTGACGTTCTCCAAGCGGCGAAACGGGCTGATCAAGAAGGCCTACGAGCTGTCCGTCCTCTGCGACATCGACATCGCCCTCCTCATGTTCTCCCCCTCCGGCCGCCTCAGCCACTTCTCCGGCCGCCGCag GATCGAGGACGTGCTCACAAGGTACATCAATCTCCCAGAAAGTGACAGAGGAGG AACTATCCAAAACAGAGAG TATTTGATCAACATGCTCACTCAGCTCAAATGCGAGAGCGACGTCACCGAGGATCTCACTAACAC TAAGGCGCCGGTTAACTCCAACATTGAG GAGCTTCAGCAAGAGATCAGGAGATGCCAGCACCAGATGCAGCTCACAGAGGAGCAATTGAG GATGTTTGAGCCGGACCCGGCCAGGTCTGCATCCATGGAGGACGTCGAGGCCAGCGAGAAGTTCATCGCCGGCATCCTCAGCCGCGTCGAGGAGAGGAAG AGGTATTTGCTGTGCAGCATGGGCTCGTTCGACGTGACGGCGTCAACATCTGCCATGCAGCAT CTGTATCTGCCGCAGCAGCATCAGCACGGGGACATCACTAGTAATGGGTTTGGAAGCGATGAGGTGGCCTCGTGGGTCTCTGAGGGGATGCCGCCGACAACCTCGTCGGTGGCATCGATATTCGCCGGAACTTCAGATTCCATGATGTCTTTTAG AGATCAAGTGGTGTACGACACGATGAGACAAGATGCATGTGTGGATCATACAGTGGTCCCGGAGATGGGGATGTGCCACGTGGACCAGCAGAACCAGAGTGACGACTGGCAGGCGTACACGTCGGTGGAGTTCCTCAACGCGCTAATCCCGCCCACGCCGTTCCCTCTCGACGATGAG GATACGATGGGCCCGATGTTGGCGTCATCACCGCTATTGATGCCCGGCATCCATGACCAGCAGCCGCCGGAGGAGGATATGGCGACGGCGGGCTGCTCGCAAGCGCCGGCTAACAATGGCAACGGGTTATACGCAGCTGAGGACATTGCTCCGGTTAAAGTTGGTTAA